CTGACGCGCAGAGTTCGCGGGGCCTCTTTGCCTTGCAGATTCCCGGTGAAATCGGCGGCTCGGCGGTGAATACTTGATTCTAACAGGCGGCAGGGTTACTTCCGTGCCGCGTGCGGATTGCGCCGCGCCCGCGAAGCAACCTATGCTTGTCGAGAGAGGTTAGAAAATGCCTGAGCGAGCCCTCGACGTTGTTCGTCCCCTGGCGGAGAAGCTGCCCGCGGCTTCCCTTTCTGCCGACGACTTGATGCGCAAGATCTGCCATCTGCTCCACGAGCGCCTGCTCAAATACAACTGGGTCGGCTTCTACATGCTGGAAGGCGGCGCCGGCGGTGACACGCTGGTTCTCGGCCCGTTCGCCGGCAGCATGACGCCGCACACGCGCATCCAGCTGAACCAGGGCATCTGCGGCGCCGCCGCGTCGAGCGGCAGGACCATCGTCGTCGACGACGTAAACAGCGACCCGCGCTACCTGGCCTGCTCCATCGAAACCAAGTCGGAAATCGTCGTTCCGGTTTTCGTCGGCGGAAAAGTCGTGGGCGAGCTCGACATCGACAGCCATTTCCCCGCCGCATTCAAAGACGACGACCGCGAATTCGTCGAATACTGCGCGGGGTTGGTCGGCAAAGCGCTGGAAGCGGAATCTAAGGCGCCGCAGAAGACGGCGACGACTCGCTAGCCGCAGCGAGAAAGATTCGCACCGCGTACCCATCCTCCTCCGAAGCCAGCGCTTCTTCCCAACCGGGCTCGCCGGGAGCATCTGCGCCTGGCGCAAGTGATGCCGTTACCCGCAGCACAGGCCTCACCGCCGCCACGTCGAGGAAGAGCATTTCGTTCACGATGCGTGCGCGGCACGTTCGCTCGGCAGGCAGCACCACGCGCCGACGCAGGTCGAGCACGTCGCGATGCCACTTCAACATGGCGTTGTGACCGTGCAGCGCCAGGTCCCAGTTGAGCTTCGAGAGCTCGAAGGTCTGCGGGTCCTGCGGATCGGGCACCTCGTCCCAGTTGAATTCGCGGAATTCCCGGCGCCGGCCGTCGCCCACCGCGCGCTGCAGCTCGGGATCGCTGAAGTCGGTGAAGAAAAGGAACGGCGCAGCCTCGTCGTACTCCTGTCCCATGAAGAGCAGCGGCGTTTCCGGCGCGAGCAGCAGGAGCGCGGCCATCAGTCTGCGCACCCCGCGCGGGACAAGGTGGTGCAGCCGCTCGCCCAGCGCTCGATTGCCCACCTGGTCATGGTTCTGTATGCAGATCACGTGCTGCGGCAGGCGCATGTCGCGCGCCGGTGTCCCGCGCGGCCGCTCCCAGAACTGGAAGTACTCTCCTTGATAGACGAACCCCTGCTCGAGAGCGCGGGCGATCTGCTCCGGACGCCCGAAGTCCTGGTAGTAGCCCCGCCGTTCTCCGGTGAAGTAAGCGTGTACCGCGTGGTGAAAGTCGTCGCTCCAGAGCGCATCCAGTCCGTAGCCGCCGCGCCTCGCCGGACGCACGATGCGCCCATCGTTTTCGTCGGTTTCGGCGATCACGCACACCGTCCGCCCCAGTTCGCGCGCCAGTTCCTGCACGTTTTCACCGATTTCCGCGAGAATGTGCGGTTGCGACGCGTCGTGCATCGTCTGCACGGCGTCGAGCCGCAGGCCGTCGAGGTGATACTCCGCGATCCAGTAGAGCGCGTTCTCGATCACGTAGCGCCGCACGCCTTGCGATCCGGGCCCGTCGTAGTTGATGGCGTTCCCCCAAGGCGTAGGATAGCGGCCGGTCAGATACGGACCGAACATCGGCAGGTAGTTGCCCTCGTTGCCGAGGTGGTTGTAAACCACGTCGAGCACAACGGCCAGGCCGGCAGCGTGCGCTGCATTCACCAGCGTCTTCAAGCCCTCGGGCCCGCCGTAGCTCGCCTGCACCGCGTACCAGGCCACACCGTCGTATCCCCAATTGCGCGTTCCGGGGAACGCCGCGACCGGCATCAATTCGATAACCGTAACGCCGACGTCACGCAGATATTCGAGCCGCTGGAGGATGCCGTCGAAAGTGCCTTCGCGCGAGAACGTGCCCACGTGCAGCTCGTAAAGGACGTAGTCCTCCGGTCGCAACCCTCGCCAGGCATCGTCAGTCCAGCGAAACGCGTTGGGATCAACAATCTCGGTGGGCCCGTGGACTCCTTCCGGCAGCAGGCGCGAGACGGGATCGGGCACCGGTTTGCCGCCGTTCACGCGGTAAAAATAGCGGCCGCCGGGGCCGGCCTCCAGCAGCGCGGTAAACACGTCGCCCGCCTGGCGTTTCAGAGGAAACTCGCGGTAGCCGTCGCCGGCGCCGGGCTTGTCCAACAGGCGCACCACAAGCTCGCGCGCCGCCGGCGCCCACACGCGGACCTCGGTTCGGCTGCCGGACGTGATCGCGCCAAAGGTGGCGGTACGGGCTTGGATCCTCAACGATTTGAGCCGCAAGACTGCCTACTCTAAGATGCCTGCTGCGGCGCATGCGCCCGACGAAATCTGGAATCTTTCATGCTCATTCTTGCTTCTTCCTCTCCGCGCCGAGCCGAACTGCTTCGCAACGCGCGCATCGAGTTCCGCGTGTGCCCTCCCGAAGTCGTGGAAGAGCTTCACCCCGGCGAGTTGCCCATCCACTTCGCGCGCCGCATGGCGGAAGCGAAGGCGCACTGGGTGTTCGCGCGCGAGCAAGGCGCTACCGTTCTCGGCGCCGATACCATCGTGACCGTGGGCGATTGCGTCCTTGGCAAGCCGCGCGACCAGGACGACGCCATGCAGATGTTGCGCCAGCTCTCTGGCCGGACGCACCAGGTCACAACCGGGATATGCCTCATCGGCGGCGATACCGAGCTGCTGGAGGACGAGACCACCGAAGTTGTGATGAGCGAAATCTCCGAGGACGAGATTCGCGCTTACGTCGCCACCGGCGAGCCCATGGACAAGGCCGGCGCCTACGCCATCCAGGGCATGGCTTCGCGATGGGTGAGCCGCATCGACGGAGACTACTGCAACGTGGTGGGACTGCCAGTGGCGCGGGTCTGGGGATTGATGCGGGAGTTGGCGCTGCGTTAGGCGGGCGCGCCGGCGCCCGGCCGACGCGCGAACAGGCGATCTACTTCTTTTCCGGCTCGGCTTCGCCGTCCTTCATGGCGCTCTTGAAGTTCTTGATGCCTTCGCCGAGGCCCTTGCCCAGGTCAGCAACCTTTCCTGGCCCAAAAATCAGCAGCGCAATCGCGAAGATGACCAGTAGTTCCGGGACCCCTAGTTTGCCAAGCATACTTCCTCCATCTGCAGGGGGAGCTGAGAATAGGATTCTAGGCGCTCCGCCAGCCCGAGTCAAAGCAACCAGCGCCTTACGGCGCAATGGCTTCGATCAGGGCAGCCAGCAGCGCCGTCCGGCGCGGGATTTCATCAATCAAGACCGATTCGTTCAGTGCATGGGCGCCTTCACCCACGCCGCCCAGTCCGTCCAGTGTCGGTAACCCCAGCGCCGCAGTGAAGTTGCCGTCGGAGCCACCCCCGGTGGCGGCCTCGTCGAGCTTCCACCCGATCTCACCGGCGAGTTCCCGTGCCTGGCGGTAAAGCGCAATCACTCCCTTGCTGCGCTCCATCGGCGGACGATTCAGGCCGCCCGTGACCTCGAGCTTGCAATGCTTGTTCCTGGGCTTGAGCGAGCGGAACTTGCGCTCGAGCACCGGACCGTCGGCGAGTCGGGCAATGCGGACGTCAACGTCCACGCTCGCCTCCGCCGCGACCACGTTGGTGCGCGTGCCGCCGCGAATCACTCCCGGGTTCACCGTCATGCCGCGCTTCACATCGGTGAAGCGCGCAACCGCGAGCACCTGGCGCGCCAGCTCGAGGATCGCGCTCTGCCCTTTTTCGAAGTCCACACCCGAATGCGACGCGCGGCCCGTAACTTTTATCGTGTAGTCGCCCACGCCCTTGCGCGCGGTCTTGACGGCCGCGCCCTGCGCCGGCTCCAGCACCAGCACGGCAGCCGACTTCTTGGCCAGCGCCTCGGTGATCGGCCGCGACGATTCGCTCCCCACTTCTTCGTCCGTATTCAGCAACACGGAGACCGGCCGCGGCAGCGCGCCACCCAGCTCCTGCAGCCCTGAGATGGCGTACATCATCATCACGATACCGGTCTTCATGTCGAGCACGCCCGGTCCCCACAGCCGGCCGGAGTCGTTCCGCCACGGCATTCTCACCAGTGTGCCGGTGTCCCACACCGTGTCGTGGTGACCGAGCAGCATGATAGGCTTCGCCTTCGCGCGACCGCCGAAGTCCACCTGAAGATGATCTCCGTACTGCGAGGCGGAGTGAAACTTCACTTCGCCGCCAATCGCCTTGAACTTCTCCGCCAGCACGCGGCCCAGCCGGTCGACGGCGGCCTTGTCGCTGCTGGGAGATTCCATCTCCACCAGCTGCTGGATAGTGGCGATCATCTCCGGCTGGCGGCGATCGAAGTACTCGCGTAATTCGGGCATTCGAGTGGAACGCTGGCTGTGCGCGGTCATGGTGTGGGTCGGGGTGTGGCGGCATCTACTATAATTGCCACGATTCCTGTGAAGATATCAGCATGAGCCAAACCACCGAAGCAACGCCGCCCGTGGCCGGCGCCGAAGCCATCCTCGACAACGCGGCCATCCAGCGCATCCTGCCGCACCGCTACCCCATGCTGCTGATCGATCGCGTGCTCGAAATCGAGCGCCGGCAGCGCATCGTGGCCATCAAAAACGTCACCATCAACGAGCCCTTCTTCGCGGGACACTTCCCCGGCTTCCCCATCATGCCCGGCGTGCTCATCGTGGAGGCAATGGCGCAGGCCGGCGGCGCGCTACTGCTCACCGAAGTTCCCGATCGCGACGAGAAGCTGATGGTCTTCACCGGAATCGAGAAGGCGCGCTTCCGGAGGCCGGTATTGCCCGGCGATCAGCTGCGCCTGGTCATGGAGGTTCTGGCCTGGCGCACCACGGCAGTGCGCCTGCAAGGGCAGGCTTTCGTCGGCGAAAAGCTCGCGGCTGAGGCGATCATCACTTCTCAACTGGTGGACCGCGCCCGCGCCGAGGGCCGGCGCGGCTCGTCCACGCAGGAATCGCTATCGTCATGAGCGCGGTCGCCGGACAGTCTGTGCACATTCACCCCACCGCCGTCGTCGATCCGTCGGCGAAAGTCCCGGAGTCATGCCGCATCGGGCCGTACTGCACGGTCGGCGCCGCTGTCGAGATGGGCGAGCACTGCGAGCTGATCTCTCACGTCGTGCTCGATGGCCCGACGCGCCTGGGCAGCCACAACCGCATCTTTCCCTTTGCCTCCGTAGGCCTCGAGCCGCAGGACCTGAAATTTGCCGGCGAAAAAACATGGCTCGAGATCGGCGGCCACAACACCATTCGCGAGTTCGTCACCATTCATCGCGGCACAGTGGGCGGAGGCGGCATTACGCGCGTGGGCAGCCATTGCCTCATCATGGCGTACACGCACATCGCGCACGATTGCACGATCGGCGACCACGTGATCATGGCCAACGGCGCCACGCTCGCCGGCCACGTGACGGTCGAAGACTGGGCCACGGTCGGCGCGCTCTGCCCGGTCCACCAGTTCGTGCGCATTGGCGCGCACGCCTACATCGGCGGCGGCACGGTGATCACGCAGGACGTGCTGCCGTTCTCTCTCACCAGCGCCTCGCGGAACAACCGCGCCTATGGCGTGAACACCGTTGGCCTGGAACGCCGTGGGTTTTCCGCCGATCGCGTGAAGAAGATCCGCCACGCCTTCCGCGTGCTGCTCAACTCGAAGCTCAACATCGCCGACGCCCTCGAGAAGCTCAAGTCTGGGCCCGATGCCGGCGACGACGTTGCCAGGCTGCTGCGCTTCATCGAGACCTCCGAGCGCGGGATCATCAAGTGAGCGAGCTGCGCCAGCGCCTGGGCGTGATCGCCGGCAACGGCAGCTTTCCTCTGCTCGTGGTGGACGCCGCCCGCAGCCGCGGCTACGATGTGGTTGTCGCCGCGATCAAGGAAGAAACGTTTCCCGAGATCGAGTCGCGCGGGGCTTCATCGGTTCACTGGATGTCCCTCGGTGAACTCTCGCGTCTGATCGAGACGTTCCAGCGCGAGGGTGTTCACCAGGCCGTCATGGCCGGCCAGGTGAAGCACAAGCAGATTTTTTCCAGCATCAAACCCGACTGGCGCCTGGCCAAGCTGCTGCTCTCCCTGCGCACGCGCAACACCGACGCGCTGATCGGCGCGGTCGCCAGCGTCCTCGCCGGGGAAGGCATTACGCTGCTCGACTCCACCGCGTTTCTGGAGCCGCTGCTGGCGCGCCCCGGCGTACTCACTCGCCGCTCTCCGAGCGAGCAGGAGCAGCACAGCATCGCTTACGGCCGCGGCGTGGCGCGCCACCTGGCCCGCTTCGACATTGGCCAGACCGTGGTCGTGGCCGGCTCCGCCTGCGTCGCCGTCGAAGCCATGGAAGGCACCGACGCGACCATTCGCCGCGCCGGCGAGATCATGGCCGCGCTCGGCGGCGCCGCATCCACGCTGGAGCGCGCGCTCATTGTGGTCAAAGTGGCAAAGCCCAACCAGGACATGCGCTTCGACGTCCCGGTCGTCGGCGCTGGGACCATCACCGCCATGCGCGAGGCCGGCGCCGTTTGCCTCGCGCTCGACGCGGGCAAAACGCTTCTGCTCGACGGCGACGCCGTCATCGCCGCCGCCGACGCCGCCGGTATCGCCATCACTGCCGACGCGACTCCGCAAGCATGAGCAACGACTCCAACCCGTTGCGCGTTGCTGTGGTCGGCGTGGGCGCCTTCGGACGCAACCATGCGCGCGTGTACCGCGAGCTGGAGCAGGCGGGCGAACCGGTGCGGCTGGCCGCGCTCGTAGATCGCGATCGCGCCAAGGCCACCGCCCTCGTCGAGCAGCTCGGTGCCGACGCACCCGTCCCGGTGTTCGCCAGCGTTGCCCACCTGCTCGCCTCGAATGCTCAGATTGCCGCGGCCTCGGTTGCCGTCCCGACCCTAGACCACCACGCCACCGCTATCGAACTGATGAACGCCGGCGTGGACGTGCTCGTCGAAAAGCCGTTGGCTTCCACGCTCGCCGAAGCCGACTCGCTCATCGCGCTCGCCGCCCGTACAAAACGCATCGCGCAGGTCGGGCACCTCGAGCGCTTCAATCCTGCGGTGCAGGCCGCCATCCCGCTGGTGCACACGCCGATGTTCTTCGAGGTGCACCGGCTCAGTGTGTTTTCGCCGCGCGCGCTCGACGTCGACGTGGTCCTGGACCTTATGATCCACGATCTCGACATCGTCCTCTCGCTCGTGCATTCGCCTTTGCGCGAAGTCCGCGCGGTCGGGATTCCGATCCTTTCCTCGAAGGTGGACATTGCGAACGCGCGCCTGGAGTTCGAGTCCGGATGCGTGGCGAACTTCACCGCCAGCCGTGTGAGCACCGAGCGCGTGCGCAAGTTGCGGCTGTTCCAGCCGCACCAGTACGTTTCACTCGACTACTCGCGGCAGGACGTCTTCGCCCTGTCGGTCGAAGCAGCCAAACCCGGCGACCCGCCTCCGGCTGCCGCCGCGCAGTTTCCGCCCATGCCGCTGCCCGCCGGAATGCGCATCACTCCCTCGCGCCCGGCGATCGCCAGCGAGGAGCCGCTGCACGCCGAGTTGCGGTCCTTCCTGGAAGCGGTACGCGCGCACCGCCCGCCCGCCGTCACCCTCGAAGACGGCCGTCGCGCCCTCGACGTCGCCTTCCAGATCCTGGCGCAGATTGCCGAGCACTCCGGCCGCGCCAACCTGGCCGCCATGGCAAGGCCTCAAGGGTAATCTCGGCCGCTACCCATGCGTCTAATTTCATTGGCCCTTTCAAGTGCAATCAGGTGAGCACTTTAAGCCAACAGTGCGGCTCGGGCCCAAGCCCCCGCGCGGCAAATCTAATGAGAGAATAGAAGTGGCTCGTTTGCGGACGCAGTGCGCCTGTTTCACCGGACGCAAACTTCGGCCGCGCCCAGCGTCTTAAGGCCGGATGTCCATCACCGGAATTACTCCCGTCGCCAGCCCGTCGCCGCCGCAGGAAGGCGGACGCCGCAGCCCGCTCCGCCGTCACACACCAGCCCCTCCGGACTATACGCCCGAGCTGCTGCTCCAATTGCAAGACGATCTGGCGCGCTCGCGCATGCGGGAAGCGCTGTGGCTCTCCGTCATTCTGCACCTGATGGTGGTGATGGCGCTGCTGTTCGCGCCGCGCCTGCTGCCCACGCGGTCCGCGATCGTCCTGGTGACCCCGCGGGAATTGATCAACAACCAGGAACTCACCTATCTCGATCTGCCCAAGGACCAGCAGACACCGCCACCCACGCCGCCTAAGACCGACATCATCTCCGACAAGAACCGCATCGCCACCTCGCACACGCCGCGCCTCAACCGCGAGGAGCTGAAGCGCATTCTCGACAGTGCGCGTCCCGGCGCGCCCGGCGCGGGCGTGAGCGCGCCGCCCTCGCAGCCGGCGCCGCAGGTCGCGCAAGGCGGCGGCCAGCAGGCGCAGCCCCAGCAGCAGACCTCCCAGCAGCAGCAAGGCCGCGGGCCAACGCCCCCGCCGACGAGCCAGACGGCGCAGCTGGAAACGCCGCCCGGCGCAGCTTCGCCCGGCGGCGGCGCATTCCGCAGCGGAGGACTCTCACCCGGGTCACTCATCGACCAGGCTGCTCGCGCCGCGGCCGCCAATCGTGGCGCTGGCGGCGTCGGCGGAGACTTTGGCGTCGGCTCGCCAACGCAGGGACAGGTGCTGGGCAACATGGAAGTGCTCAGCGACACCATGGGCGTGGACTTCGGCCCTTACCTCTCGCGCGTGCTCCACGACGTCCGGCAGAACTGGTACCTGCTGATTCCGGAAGTCGCCCGCGCGCCCATGATGAAGAAGGGCAAGGTCTCGATTGAATTCGCCATCACGAAGAACGGGCAGGTCGCCGGCATGCGCCTCATCGCACCGAGCGGCGACGCCTCGCTCGATCGCGCCGCCTGGGGCGGAATCACCGGCTCGAATCCTTTCCAGCCTTTGCCCACCGAATTCCGCGGCGACTACCTCGCGCTCCGCTTCCACTTCTTCTACAACCCGGATAGGAACGATCTGCGGTAACGGCAGTTGTCAGTTCCCAGGTGTCGGTTGCCAGTTGAGTTCACAGTTCACAGCTCGAATCCCTTATCGGAAAATTTCTTGTGAGCGGCAGCGTACGGCCCTCAACTGGCAACTGACAACTGGCAACCGGCAACTGCTAGTACGCCATCCTCACCAGCGTCCTTTGACCAAACGGCAGGTAGAGAAGTGCCGCTGCGGCGGCGAATGCCAGGCCAAGGCCGATCCGGTCGGCCAGCAGGAACGGTGTGAGCGCCCACAACTCGTCCGCCACCAGCAGCGCGGGGAAGAGTTTCTCAAACTTGCGGGCGAAGGACCGGTAGTCGAACGCCACCGCGAAAAGCTGGAAGAAGCGCAGCGGAATGCCGGCGGACGCCACCACCATCACCGCCACCGCCAGCGCGAAGGCCTGCCGCGGTACGGCCTTGGCGATCTCGCGCTCAACGCCGGCCACATGGCTCAGCGCCGCCACGTACAGCGCCAGGTACATGATCTGCGCCAGCACAAACAGCGACCGCACCAGCGCCCGTTGTGGACGCGGAAGTTCGTCGGCCACTTCGCCGCCGGCGGCGGTCGGTTGCGTGGCGCCCTCCGCGCCCGCCGCCGTGACCGGCGCGATGAACCGGTAGCCGCGACGCGCCAGTGTTTCGATAAAGCGGGGATTCGTGCCCGAATCGCCCAGCGCTCCGCGCAGTTTGTTGATGGCCGTGTTCAGGCCGTGATCGAAATCGACGAAAGTGTCCTGCGGCCAAAGCGCTTCGCGCAGTTCTTCCCGCGTCACCACCACCCCTGGGCGATCCAGCAGGATCGCCAGCACCTGGAACGGCTGCCCTTGCAGGCGCACCTTTGCGCCGTTGCGCCGAAGCTCGCCTGACCGCAGGTCGGCTTCGAAGATGCCGAAGCGCAGCAACGACGGGCCAGGCTTGGAATCGGAAGCGGACACTCGTCAGTAGTTTACGTCAGCAGATTCACTACAATGCCGCCATGCGGCCCACCCGCGAACTCGCCGTCGGAATGCTCCTCATCGCGCTGCTGACGCTGGTGTTCATTGTTGCTCGCTACGGCCGTGTCCTGCCCTGGGCGGCGCGCTGATGTCTTCGGCTCACAGCGATCCCTTGCTGGTCGCGCTGCTCGGACCGACCGCCAGCGGCAAGACGGCGCTCTCGCTCACCCTCGCCGAACGCTTCAACGGCGAAATCCTGAACTGCGATTCGGTCGCCGTTTACCGCGAATTCGATCTGGGCACCGCCAAGCCGTCGGCAGAAGAGCGTAGCCGCGTTCCACATCACCTGCTCGATGTCCTCGCGCCTACCGAATACTTCACTGCCGGCGACTACGCCCGTCGGGCGCGTGCGGTACTCTCGGAAATTCGCGAACGCAAACGACTGCCCATCGTTGTCGGCGGCGCCGGCCTGTATCTGCGCGCGTTACTCGATGGCCTCTTTGCCGGGCCGCCGCGTTCGGAAGAGTTGCGCGCGCGTCTCCGCGATCGGGCCGCCGGAAAAGGGTCCGCGTACCTGCACCGTGTCCTCACGCGCCTCGATCGCGCCGCCGCCGGGCGCATCCATCCGAACGACGAGGCCAAGCTCATCCGCGCCATCGAAGTCTGCCTCGCCGCGCGGCAGGCGATGAGCGACCTGTGGAAGCGGGGCCGCGACCCGCTGCGGGGCTTTCGCATTCTGCGCGTCGGCCTCGATCCCGACCGCGCCCAGCTCTACGACCGCATTAACCACCGCGCTGAAGCCATGTTCCAAGGCGGCCTGGTGGAAGAAACGCGGCAGCTGCTCGATCGCTATGGCGCTGCTGCAACACCGCTCGCCTCGCTGGGCTATGCTCAAGCCGTGCAGCTTCTGCGCGGCGAACTCGACCGGAAGTCGGCCGTCGCGGCCACCGCGCAGGGACATCGCAACTACGCCAAGCGCCAGATAACATGGTTTCGCCGCGAGCCCGAGGTCGCCTGGCTGCGCGGCTTTGGCGACGATCCCGCCATCCAGCGCGCCGCCGCCGAGATAATCGAAAAGGCTCGCCGCTAGTGCCCGTCCGACGCCGCTTTGATATGTTTGCTGGTATGGTGCGCCGCTTCGCCCTCGTCTTTCTGCTCTTCTCCCTCGTTTTCACCGCCGCCGCCCCCGCCAAAGACCGCTTCCAGGCGCCTGGCGCCGTGCACCTCGATCGCGACGGCGAAAAGTGGGTGGAGAAAACGCTGAAGCACCTCTCGCTCGAGCAGAAAGTCGGCCAGATGATCGTCATCTCCGCCGAAGCGGAGTTCATGAACCCGGCCAGCGCTGAGGCAGTCAAACTGCGCGACCAGATCCGCAAATATCATCTCGGCGGAATTGTGCTGACCGTCAAATACCAGGACGGCTTCCTCTACCGCAATCAGCCCTACGAAGCCGCCGCCTGGACCAACGCCTTGCAGCGCGACGCGGAGCTGCCGCTGATCTTCGCCGCCGACTTCGAGCGCGGCCTCTCCATGCGCTTGCAGGGCGCAACCACGTGGCCGCACGCCATGGCTTTCGGCGCCGACGGCAAAGTTGCCGACGCCGAAGCGTTCGGGCGCATCGTCGCGCTGGAGTCGCGCGCCATCGGCGTCCACTGGAACTTTTTCCCCGTCGCCGACGTGAACTCCAATCCCGACAATCCCATCATCAACACGCGTTCCTTCGGCGAAGATCCGCAGCAGGTTTCGGCGATGGTGGCCGCGTACATTCGCGGCTCGCGCGCCGGCGGAATGCTCACCACCGCCAAGCACTTCCCCGGACACGGCGACACCGCCACCGACTCGCACCTCGCGCTCGCCATCGTCCCCGGCGACCGCCAGCGGCTCGAATCGGTCGAGCTGCCGCCGTTCCGTGACGCGATCGCCGCCGGCGTCGATTCGATCATGGTCGCGCACGTCACCGTGCCCGCTCTCGATTCCGACGCGAACCGTGTAGCGACCACGTCGCCCGCCGTGGTCACCGATCTGCTCAAGCAGCAGCTCGGCTTCCACGGGCTGGTGGTCACCGACGCGCTCGATATGCGCGGTCTCACCCGCCACTACGCCGGCCCCGGCGGCGTGGACAACGGCCGCGCCGCGGTCGAGGCGGTGAAGGCCGGCAACGACGTGGTGCTGCATCCGGGCAACGTCGGCGCGGCCTTCGATGCGCTCGTCGCCGCTGTGCGCTCCGGCGAGATTCCCATGGCGCGGATCGATGAAGCCGTGCGCAAGATTCTCCGCGCCAAGGCCTCGGTTGGTCTGCATCGCGCACGTTTCGTCGACCTGAATGCGCTGGCAACCTCGATCGCGCGTCCGGAAAACATCGCCGCCGCCCAGCAGGTGGCCGACGATGCCGTCACCCTGGTGCGCGACA
This genomic interval from Terriglobales bacterium contains the following:
- a CDS encoding GAF domain-containing protein, which gives rise to MPERALDVVRPLAEKLPAASLSADDLMRKICHLLHERLLKYNWVGFYMLEGGAGGDTLVLGPFAGSMTPHTRIQLNQGICGAAASSGRTIVVDDVNSDPRYLACSIETKSEIVVPVFVGGKVVGELDIDSHFPAAFKDDDREFVEYCAGLVGKALEAESKAPQKTATTR
- the treZ gene encoding malto-oligosyltrehalose trehalohydrolase; protein product: MRIQARTATFGAITSGSRTEVRVWAPAARELVVRLLDKPGAGDGYREFPLKRQAGDVFTALLEAGPGGRYFYRVNGGKPVPDPVSRLLPEGVHGPTEIVDPNAFRWTDDAWRGLRPEDYVLYELHVGTFSREGTFDGILQRLEYLRDVGVTVIELMPVAAFPGTRNWGYDGVAWYAVQASYGGPEGLKTLVNAAHAAGLAVVLDVVYNHLGNEGNYLPMFGPYLTGRYPTPWGNAINYDGPGSQGVRRYVIENALYWIAEYHLDGLRLDAVQTMHDASQPHILAEIGENVQELARELGRTVCVIAETDENDGRIVRPARRGGYGLDALWSDDFHHAVHAYFTGERRGYYQDFGRPEQIARALEQGFVYQGEYFQFWERPRGTPARDMRLPQHVICIQNHDQVGNRALGERLHHLVPRGVRRLMAALLLLAPETPLLFMGQEYDEAAPFLFFTDFSDPELQRAVGDGRRREFREFNWDEVPDPQDPQTFELSKLNWDLALHGHNAMLKWHRDVLDLRRRVVLPAERTCRARIVNEMLFLDVAAVRPVLRVTASLAPGADAPGEPGWEEALASEEDGYAVRIFLAAASESSPSSAAP
- a CDS encoding Maf family protein, with translation MLILASSSPRRAELLRNARIEFRVCPPEVVEELHPGELPIHFARRMAEAKAHWVFAREQGATVLGADTIVTVGDCVLGKPRDQDDAMQMLRQLSGRTHQVTTGICLIGGDTELLEDETTEVVMSEISEDEIRAYVATGEPMDKAGAYAIQGMASRWVSRIDGDYCNVVGLPVARVWGLMRELALR
- the tatA gene encoding twin-arginine translocase TatA/TatE family subunit codes for the protein MLGKLGVPELLVIFAIALLIFGPGKVADLGKGLGEGIKNFKSAMKDGEAEPEKK
- a CDS encoding M20 family metallopeptidase, producing the protein MPELREYFDRRQPEMIATIQQLVEMESPSSDKAAVDRLGRVLAEKFKAIGGEVKFHSASQYGDHLQVDFGGRAKAKPIMLLGHHDTVWDTGTLVRMPWRNDSGRLWGPGVLDMKTGIVMMMYAISGLQELGGALPRPVSVLLNTDEEVGSESSRPITEALAKKSAAVLVLEPAQGAAVKTARKGVGDYTIKVTGRASHSGVDFEKGQSAILELARQVLAVARFTDVKRGMTVNPGVIRGGTRTNVVAAEASVDVDVRIARLADGPVLERKFRSLKPRNKHCKLEVTGGLNRPPMERSKGVIALYRQARELAGEIGWKLDEAATGGGSDGNFTAALGLPTLDGLGGVGEGAHALNESVLIDEIPRRTALLAALIEAIAP
- the fabZ gene encoding 3-hydroxyacyl-ACP dehydratase FabZ; protein product: MSQTTEATPPVAGAEAILDNAAIQRILPHRYPMLLIDRVLEIERRQRIVAIKNVTINEPFFAGHFPGFPIMPGVLIVEAMAQAGGALLLTEVPDRDEKLMVFTGIEKARFRRPVLPGDQLRLVMEVLAWRTTAVRLQGQAFVGEKLAAEAIITSQLVDRARAEGRRGSSTQESLSS
- the lpxA gene encoding acyl-ACP--UDP-N-acetylglucosamine O-acyltransferase codes for the protein MSAVAGQSVHIHPTAVVDPSAKVPESCRIGPYCTVGAAVEMGEHCELISHVVLDGPTRLGSHNRIFPFASVGLEPQDLKFAGEKTWLEIGGHNTIREFVTIHRGTVGGGGITRVGSHCLIMAYTHIAHDCTIGDHVIMANGATLAGHVTVEDWATVGALCPVHQFVRIGAHAYIGGGTVITQDVLPFSLTSASRNNRAYGVNTVGLERRGFSADRVKKIRHAFRVLLNSKLNIADALEKLKSGPDAGDDVARLLRFIETSERGIIK
- the lpxI gene encoding UDP-2,3-diacylglucosamine diphosphatase LpxI (LpxI, functionally equivalent to LpxH, replaces it in LPS biosynthesis in a minority of bacteria.) gives rise to the protein MSELRQRLGVIAGNGSFPLLVVDAARSRGYDVVVAAIKEETFPEIESRGASSVHWMSLGELSRLIETFQREGVHQAVMAGQVKHKQIFSSIKPDWRLAKLLLSLRTRNTDALIGAVASVLAGEGITLLDSTAFLEPLLARPGVLTRRSPSEQEQHSIAYGRGVARHLARFDIGQTVVVAGSACVAVEAMEGTDATIRRAGEIMAALGGAASTLERALIVVKVAKPNQDMRFDVPVVGAGTITAMREAGAVCLALDAGKTLLLDGDAVIAAADAAGIAITADATPQA
- a CDS encoding Gfo/Idh/MocA family oxidoreductase, with amino-acid sequence MSNDSNPLRVAVVGVGAFGRNHARVYRELEQAGEPVRLAALVDRDRAKATALVEQLGADAPVPVFASVAHLLASNAQIAAASVAVPTLDHHATAIELMNAGVDVLVEKPLASTLAEADSLIALAARTKRIAQVGHLERFNPAVQAAIPLVHTPMFFEVHRLSVFSPRALDVDVVLDLMIHDLDIVLSLVHSPLREVRAVGIPILSSKVDIANARLEFESGCVANFTASRVSTERVRKLRLFQPHQYVSLDYSRQDVFALSVEAAKPGDPPPAAAAQFPPMPLPAGMRITPSRPAIASEEPLHAELRSFLEAVRAHRPPAVTLEDGRRALDVAFQILAQIAEHSGRANLAAMARPQG